The Elgaria multicarinata webbii isolate HBS135686 ecotype San Diego chromosome 1, rElgMul1.1.pri, whole genome shotgun sequence genome has a window encoding:
- the AMPD2 gene encoding AMP deaminase 2 isoform X2, with product MASEIHGGPRSRQLQPARSLPGPPHCLKHFPVDLRTSMDGKYKEIAEELFCRSLADSEMRSAPYEFPEDSPIEQLEERRQRLERQISQDVKLEPDILLRAKQDFLKIDSAADLQLFKEQGEDLVDHFPKERDVLLEREFQRVTISGEETCGVPFTDLLDAAKSVVKALFIREKYMGLSLQSFCKTTARFLQELSEKPLAPKMYEEIPETPVASDAPVHPPFTSQHPYEKYDPESMPGDLGFGLKMVNGVVHVYTKQDITDKTTELDLPYPDLQEFVADMNVLMALIINGPIKSFCYRRLQYLSSKFQMHVLLNEMKELAAQKRVPHRDFYNIRKVDTHIHASSCMNQKHLLRFIKRAMKKHLEEIVHVEKGKEQTLKEVFETMNLTAYDLSVDTLDVHADRNTFHRFDKFNAKYNPIGESVLREIFIKTDNRVSGKYFAHIIKEVMSDLEESKYQNAELRLSIYGRARDEWDKLAKWAVTHKVHSNNVRWLVQVPRLFDVYKTKKQLANFQEMLENIFLPLFEATIHPASHPELHLFLEHVDGFDSVDDESKPEHHIFNLDSPLPGNWVEEDNPPYSYYLYYTYANMVVLNHLRRKRGFHTFVLRPHCGEAGPIHHLVSGFMLSENISHGLLLRKAPVLQYLYYLAQIGIAMSPLSNNSLFLSYHRNPLPEYLSRGLMVSLSTDDPLQFHFTKEPLMEEYSIATQVWKLSSCDMCELARNSVLMSGFGHKVKSYWLGPHYLKEGPEGNDIRRTNVPDIRVAYRYETLSQELTLITQAVQTEELETIQEEDLLTMSSSLDAR from the exons AGATCCACGGAGGTCCACGGTCCCGCCAGTTACAGCCTGCACGTTCCCTTCCAGGGCCTCCCCACTGCCTGAAGCATTTCCCAGTTGACCTGCGCACCTCCATGGATGGCAAATACAAAGAGATTGCTGAG GAGCTGTTCTGCCGTTCGTTGGCTGATAGCGAAATGCGCAGTGCCCCCTATGAATTCCCTGAAGACAGCCCCATTGAGCAGCTGGAGGAGAGGCGCCAGCGGTTGGAGCGGCAAATCAGCCAGGATGTGAA ACTAGAACCCGACATTTTACTCAGAGCCAAACAGGACTTCCTGAAAATTGACAGTGCTGCTGACTTACA ATTGTTTAAGGAGCAGGGCGAGGACCTGGTGGACCATTTCCCAAAAGAGCGAGATGTACTTCTTGAGAGGGAGTTCCAGAGGGTCACCATTTCTGGAGAAGAGACGTGTGGG GTGCCCTTCACAGACTTGCTGGATGCTGCCAAGAGCGTGGTGAAGGCATTGTTCATTCGGGAGAAGTACATGgggctttctctgcagagctTCTGCAAAACCACAGCCCGCTTCCTGCAGGAGCTTTCAGAAAAGCCCTTGGCGCCCAAGATGTATGAGGAGATCCCCGAGACCCCTGTGGCCTCAG ATGCTCCAGTGCACCCACCGTTCACCAGCCAGCATCCTTATGAGAAGTATGATCCTGAATCAATGCCTGGAGACCTTGGCTTTGGCCTCAAGATGGTCAATGGAGTAGTTCatgtctataccaagcaggacatcACTGACAA gaCCACAGAACTGGATTTACCTTATCCTGACCTGCAGGAGTTTGTTGCTGACATGAATGTCCTCATGGCTCTGATCATCAATGGCCCCAT AAAATCCTTCTGCTATAGACGGCTGCAGTACCTGAGTTCCAAGTTCCAGATGCATGTCCTGCTGAATGAGATGAAAGAGCTGGCAGCCCAGAAAAGGGTGCCACACCGTGACTTCTACAATATCCGGAAG GTGGACACGCACATCCACGCGTCATCCTGCATGAACCAGAAGCATCTCTTGCGCTTCATCAAGCGGGCTATGAAGAAGCACCTGGAGGAGATTGTTCATGTAGAGAAGGGCAAGGAGCAAACTCTTAAGGAGGTCTTTGAGACCATGAATCTCACAGCCTATGATCTCAGTGTCGACACACTCGATGTCCATGCG GATCGTAACACCTTCCATCGCTTTGACAAGTTCAATGCCAAATACAACCCTATAGGCGAGTCTGTCCTGCGAGAGATTTTCATCAAGACGGACAACAGAGTCTCTGGAAAATACTTTGCCCATATCATCAAG GAGGTGATGTCCGACTTAGAAGAGAGCAAGTATCAGAACGCAGAACTGCGGCTCTCCATCTATGGCCGCGCACGGGATGAGTGGGACAAGTTGGCCAAGTGGGCCGTGACCCACAAAGTGCATTCCAACAATGTGCGCTGGCTGGTGCAGGTGCCTCGTCTGTT TGATGTGTACAAGACAAAGAAGCAGCTCGCCAATTTCCAGGAGATGCTGGAGAACATTTTCTTACCCCTCTTTGAAGCTACAATCCATCCTGCCAGCCACCCTGAGCTGCATCTCTTCTTGGAGCAT GTGGATGGCTTTGACAGTGTGGATGATGAATCCAAACCAGAACACCACATCTTCAACTTGGACAGCCCCTTGCCTGGGAACTGGGTGGAAGAAGACAACCCACCCTATTCCTACTACCTTTACTACACCTACGCCAACATGGTGGTGCTGAACCACCTGCGCAG GAAGAGAGGCTTCCACACGTTCGTGTTGCGCCCCCACTGTGGGGAGGCAGGGCCCATCCATCACCTCGTATCAGGCTTCATGCTGTCGGAGAACATATCCCATGGCCTCCTGCTCCGCAAG GCACCTGTGCTGCAGTACCTCTACTACCTGGCCCAGATCGGCATTGCCATGTCGCCGCTTAGCAATAACAGCCTGTTCTTAAGCTACCACCGTAACCCGCTGCCAGAGTACCTCTCTCGGGGCCTCATGGTCTCCCTGTCTACAGATGACCCACTGCAGTTCCACTTCACTAAG GAGCCCTTGATGGAAGAGTACAGCATTGCCACCCAGGTTTGGAAGCTCAGCTCCTGCGACATGTGTGAACTTGCACGTAACAGCGTGCTCATGAGCGGCTTCGGCCACAAG GTCAAGAGCTATTGGCTGGGACCCCACTACCTGAAGGAGGGCCCCGAGGGCAACGACATCCGGCGCACCAACGTGCCAGACATCCGGGTGGCCTACCGCTACGAGACCCTTTCCCAGGAGCTGACCCTCATCACGCAGGCTGTGCAGACGGAGGAACTGGAGACCATCCAGGAGGAAGACCTTCTGACCATGAGCTCCAGCCTGGATGCTCGCTGA